TTTCGCCGGAGTGATGCTGGTGGCGGCGCCGCCGAATGCTTCGCTTCCACGCATGCGGACTTCGACAAAAACCAGAGTTGCGCCGTCGCGCATGATCAAATCGATTTCGCCGAAGCGGCAATGGTAGTTTTGCGCGATCAGTACCAGGTTTTGCTGTTGCAGGTACGATAGCGCGATCTGTTCGGCGTCACTGCCCTTCATTTTCGGGCGGATTCTGGGGTGTTTCCGGCAGATTCGAAGGTATTGCGATCAACTGCACTTTACCGTTATCAAATTGCGCCGCAATGGGTTCGCGGGTAAAGAGATTGGGCGGTGTGAAACGGATATTGCCGGTCACACCGTCAAACGCGATATCTTTGGCAGGCCGCTGGTGCAGAAGGTCGGTCATCAAGCGGAAAGCATCGATGCCCAGCGCGTACAGACGTTCCATTTCGGTATTCCGGGTTTTGCTGGCATGGCGATAAGCCATGACGGCGGGGTGATCGGGTTGCAGCAGCCATGGCATATCGAGAAACTGGATGCCGTTCAAATCGCTGTTGAGCAGGAGATTGTCGTTACCGGTGAAAATCTGCGAAGTGGCATACACCGGTGCTTCCGGATCGAGATAGTTACGCAGGACGCGGGCTTTGGCTGCATCCAGGGCCAAAAAGGCCAGCCGGTCTGCTCCGGC
The nucleotide sequence above comes from Gammaproteobacteria bacterium. Encoded proteins:
- a CDS encoding YraN family protein; protein product: MKGSDAEQIALSYLQQQNLVLIAQNYHCRFGEIDLIMRDGATLVFVEVRMRGSEAFGGAATSITPAKQAKLLRTARHYLSQLNSEPACRFDALLLSGTDGRKIEWIQNAFGE